In Zingiber officinale cultivar Zhangliang chromosome 1A, Zo_v1.1, whole genome shotgun sequence, the DNA window GAAATGCTCTTcctgccttttttttttctctgtgcAGAGCACGAAAGAAACTTATCCAATCAACCGCTTTCAAGTTCTATTCAACCAGATACAGAATTAGATCATTTCTACTGAGGTTTTGCTTGAATCAACCAAAACAAAAACTAAAGATCAGTCAATCTAttcagaaattaaaaaaaaaaaaccatccaCTTCAATTCTAAGTTGTGCTATCCTTACTGTTCAATTATCCAATCCCTCTTCATTATGCTTTCTATCCACTAGTTTTGAGATGCATTTAAAGcatctaaataaattaaaaatcacTAGAGGGTGTGAAACAACAATCTAATGTGTTTGAAATTACCAGATCCTCTAAACCATCTACTATGTGGTGGCTTAACCTGCTGGTAAAAGGTACAATTCTATCCAAAGGGAACACTGATCATTAACGGAGGGTGATAGCCATGAGATACTAAGCATGACTTTGTGTTATCCTTCTAGATCTGTCAATCTCCAATTCTTGTCTTGTTTATCTAAAGTGTCTAATTTAATATCTTCAAAAGGCACTCTTCTGGCATGCTTTGCAGATTTATTGATCAAAAAAGTGGAGAAGAATTTCTTTGAAAAGGCTTTAAGCACTTAATGTTGAGAGGCTGATTTGGACAAGTGCCACTAAACTAATTTACTTTTCCCTatatgtatatcatatatgaacaAAAGAATTGATttgctcttcttcttgtggcATTTGACATCAGCAGCAACTTGACAAGATATCCACCAAAAATTCTAAATGAATAATGTAAACCAGTATAGATGGCTTTAAGCCAACACCATAAGATATTTAAGGTTTTCTGAAAGAAatgcttgacaataaattaagAATTTGTTTCCTTCTAAAATACTTAGCAACCAGAAACTTACAATCTTGCATTGTAGTAGAGGTATGGAACAGAAAGCAAAACCATCCACCAATTTCCAGACATCAGAAAGAGTAGGCACAAAAATCCTTGCAAACCAAACTCTGGATATATCACTTTATTTATTTGTGAGGCTGAATCATAAGGATTGATATGATCAAATTCTAGGTCAGCCAAACACATAAGCTGCACACAAAAAAAATGCAGACAATTTATCAGTGTTACATAAAAAGTGGCAAAAAAAAAAGTGAGTAAACATAAATGATTATGTTCAAACTGCTACTTATCTTGGTAGGATAATAAGAAATTTTGTTCATGTTTGAAGTAAAAACATATATAACAAATAAAGTCAAGATATCAGCAGATTTAGCTTGACAATGAACATTAAACAATACCATCACACATACACTCTATAACGGTTAACCAACTGGTCCAAGCATTTCCAGGCTAGCCATCTTCAGGAAATGCAACATCACTCAGCCATAAATCAGGCCATAACAATGTATCTATCTGAATGAAACCAATGACATAGTGAAATTCTTGAATTTGGGCCTGTAATTCCACTCAAGAGTTACAGGAAACAGGAAATTAATAACTTGAAATTTTACCAAAAGTGAATTTACATCAAAATGGTTGTGTGAAACGAGAGCTCTTTGGAGAAATCTCTCTCTTACGGATCAGAGAAAAAATATACTCGTAGAATACCACACTATTATCAATTATCACCCAACATCCTCATCATAAATACATTTTTGATCTCTCTCGGAATAATTAATATGAGATAAAAGATTCCCAGCGGCTCTAATCGGCAGCCATGCGAACTAAACTAGTTGAAACCCCTGGTTCCAACAAAAGCTATAATAAAATCCCTTCCATTTAGAGCATCCGGCTCACAACCAAAGCAGTCTAAGCCTCAATTCCATCCCAACCAGTCGAGACGCGGACAAAGAACTAAAAaggtcagatttttttttttccaatcgtCTGAATGAGATAAGCTATGAGCCTCCAAAGGATTTAGGGCGGGAAAAAAGTATAATTTATATACCATTATTAGGGAAAGAAAGAGAGGGCACCTGGTAGATGACGAGAACGATGAGGGCGACGATGAGGAAGAAGGCGGTGAGCCAGAAGTACACCATTGCCTCCCTGTCTACTCCACCGCCGACAAAGCTCTGGGTAGGAGCGGCAGCAGCAAATCGAGCTTCTCCTTGCGATATCGAATGGACATTGGGGGAGGTAGGTCAAAAGGGATGGTCTGACGAACAAACCCCAAGTAACGAATTACCAAATCTAAAAATGTATAGAGTATCAAAAGGTTTAAATATACtcctaataaaataaaaatatttaccaCATTTTACTATCGATAGAAATTTcgaaagtattttaaagaaattattatatatacatatatcattTTTTCTTACATTATTAAGATAATACataataaagtttttaaaaaaaaaatactgaaaatCTCAAATGAGCATTTTTGGAGCTTGAGATCATGGAAGTTTTGAGAAATTTGTAGTCTGAAACAGGCC includes these proteins:
- the LOC122038975 gene encoding protein cornichon homolog 4-like, translated to MVYFWLTAFFLIVALIVLVIYQLMCLADLEFDHINPYDSASQINKVIYPEFGLQGFLCLLFLMSGNWWMVLLSVPYLYYNARLYQRRQHLIDVTEIFNQLNQEKKRRLFKLINLVILLFLSLFWMIYSILEDDE